Proteins encoded by one window of Leptolyngbya sp. FACHB-261:
- the fxsT gene encoding FxSxx-COOH system tetratricopeptide repeat protein, with protein sequence MTASQQQRPKVFISYSHKDGKWLEQLQVHLKPFERDGTMDCWDDTRIQPGDLWQREIEQALAAAEVAVLLISADFLASDFIHRDELPPLLSAAESRGLVILPVIVRPCSLPESLSKFQAVNPALKPLSKMLDWEQEELWVKVTKAIREALERPSTSQNVEYKGSEHWWNVPQERNHFFTGREDVLADLRRKLGGPPNPPSLGGNGEGSGSPRTRGAGGASATALSGLGGIGKTQTAVEYAYRHYYDQQDYQAVFWVQAETREELVSGFAAIAEKLGLPISQQQDQSLIVAVVKNWLETHCDWLLVLDNADELNLLREFLPKTGKGHILLTTRAQATGRFERVEIKKMSRDEGALFLLRRAKLVAEDDALEAASEADQGLARTIVEELDGLPLALDQAGAFIEETPSSLAEYFNLYQARGAELLAERGELAEDHPSVTITFSLAFEKVLERNPEAADLLRLCAFLAPDSIPEEIFCKGASELGETLGPVAADPLAFAQALREAGRFLLIHRNPTDQTLDIHRLVQEVLRAELDSDTYHFWAERIVRALAKAHPGDEYKDWPLCDRWLPHARAAIKLAETLQREFPQVVSDLLNQTGYYLAQRAQYTEAEPLLAQALELRQRLLGQDHPDVATSLNNLALLYDSQGRYSEAEPLYLQALELRQRLLGQDHPDVATSLNNLALLYDSQGRYSEAEPLYLQALELRQRLLGQDHPSVANSLNNLAALYRAQGRYSEAEPLLAQALELRQRLLGQDHPDVATSLNNLALLYDS encoded by the coding sequence ATGACTGCTTCCCAGCAACAACGCCCAAAGGTGTTTATTAGCTACAGCCACAAAGATGGGAAGTGGTTAGAGCAGCTCCAAGTTCATCTCAAGCCTTTTGAGCGGGATGGGACGATGGACTGTTGGGACGATACACGGATTCAACCGGGGGATCTCTGGCAACGGGAAATTGAGCAGGCGCTTGCTGCGGCAGAAGTTGCAGTCTTGCTAATCAGTGCGGATTTTCTAGCTTCAGACTTTATCCACCGAGATGAGTTGCCTCCACTCTTGTCAGCAGCAGAAAGTCGAGGCTTGGTGATTTTGCCAGTCATTGTTAGACCTTGCAGTTTGCCTGAAAGCCTCTCCAAATTCCAGGCCGTGAATCCAGCGCTGAAACCACTGAGCAAAATGCTGGATTGGGAGCAAGAAGAACTTTGGGTCAAGGTAACAAAAGCGATTCGAGAAGCCCTGGAGAGACCATCTACTTCCCAAAACGTTGAGTATAAAGGGTCAGAACACTGGTGGAATGTGCCGCAAGAGCGTAATCACTTCTTCACAGGACGTGAGGATGTGCTGGCAGACTTGCGCAGGAAGCTGGGAGGCCCCCCTAACCCCCCAAGTTTGGGGGGAAACGGAGAGGGGTCTGGCTCCCCCCGAACTCGGGGGGCTGGGGGGGCCAGTGCAACCGCTCTAAGCGGTCTGGGAGGGATTGGCAAGACGCAAACGGCTGTGGAGTATGCCTATCGTCACTATTACGACCAGCAAGATTATCAGGCGGTGTTTTGGGTGCAGGCCGAGACGCGGGAAGAACTAGTGTCTGGTTTTGCCGCAATTGCCGAGAAGCTTGGTTTGCCTATTAGCCAACAGCAAGACCAGAGTTTGATTGTTGCCGTAGTGAAGAACTGGCTAGAAACTCATTGCGATTGGCTGCTAGTGCTGGACAATGCCGATGAGTTGAACCTGCTACGGGAGTTTTTGCCCAAGACCGGCAAGGGACATATCCTACTGACGACTCGCGCTCAAGCAACAGGCAGGTTCGAGCGGGTTGAGATCAAGAAAATGTCCCGTGATGAGGGTGCATTGTTTCTGCTGCGTCGCGCTAAGTTGGTTGCAGAGGACGATGCGTTAGAGGCTGCTTCTGAAGCAGACCAAGGTTTGGCACGAACCATTGTTGAGGAATTGGATGGTTTGCCGTTAGCACTGGATCAGGCAGGCGCATTTATCGAAGAGACGCCATCCAGTTTGGCGGAATATTTCAACCTCTACCAAGCTAGAGGCGCAGAACTGCTAGCAGAACGAGGAGAACTGGCAGAGGACCATCCCAGTGTGACCATTACGTTCTCACTAGCGTTTGAGAAGGTGCTGGAACGTAACCCCGAAGCAGCAGACTTGCTCCGCCTTTGTGCATTTCTGGCTCCAGATAGCATCCCTGAAGAGATCTTCTGCAAAGGAGCTTCTGAGCTAGGCGAGACACTAGGACCAGTGGCAGCAGATCCTCTAGCCTTTGCCCAAGCACTACGAGAGGCAGGACGCTTTTTGCTGATCCACCGTAACCCTACGGACCAGACTCTAGATATTCATCGTTTGGTACAGGAAGTCCTGAGAGCAGAACTGGACTCGGACACATATCATTTTTGGGCAGAGCGAATAGTACGGGCTTTAGCCAAAGCACACCCAGGAGACGAATACAAAGACTGGCCACTGTGTGACCGTTGGCTTCCTCATGCCAGAGCCGCAATCAAGCTGGCCGAAACGTTGCAGCGTGAGTTCCCTCAGGTAGTATCCGATTTGCTCAATCAAACTGGATACTACCTAGCGCAACGTGCTCAGTACACAGAGGCAGAGCCTTTGTTAGCGCAGGCGTTGGAGCTGAGACAACGCTTGCTTGGGCAGGACCATCCCGATGTTGCCACTAGCCTCAATAATCTGGCTTTACTTTACGATTCACAGGGCCGCTACAGTGAGGCTGAGCCTTTGTATCTGCAGGCGTTGGAGCTGAGACAACGCTTGCTTGGGCAGGACCATCCCGATGTTGCCACTAGCCTCAATAATCTGGCTTTACTTTACGATTCACAGGGCCGCTACAGTGAGGCTGAGCCTTTGTATCTGCAGGCGTTGGAGCTCAGACAACGCTTGCTCGGGCAGGACCATCCCTCTGTTGCCAATAGCCTCAATAATCTGGCTGCACTTTACCGTGCTCAGGGCCGCTACAGTGAGGCAGAGCCTTTGTTAGCGCAGGCGTTGGAGCTGAGACAACGCTTGCTTGGGCAGGACCATCCCGATGTTGCCACTAGCCTCAATAATCTGGCTTTACTTTACGATTCACA